A region of Fibrobacter succinogenes subsp. succinogenes S85 DNA encodes the following proteins:
- a CDS encoding Rpn family recombination-promoting nuclease/putative transposase encodes MDCSQHYKMLKDMEKDPKNLAKYQKMYKYAYLLSDGVFKIVFTEEKSHSLLISLLNAMLDLHGGDAIGEISLEMQEFPGIFNKKNCIVDIIGTTNAGEKVLVEIQQQKDKFFKDRVEYYVSRVIENQVHKSEKFELPHIYFLGLLDFELFPEEEHEYIHHVDEMCHGKKFFPKIQKVFVEIEKFFKLEKLGFTKDDESDAAQWLRAIRVVIKEEPAPEKIMQNETFRRLLESVKLINFAEELFNCEVKKMTEVMAERENAYAEGKEEGRAVGYAEGASAERTKADQEKRQMAKSLKEQNVDVSIIAKSTGFSEEEILSL; translated from the coding sequence ATGGATTGCTCTCAGCACTATAAAATGCTTAAGGATATGGAAAAGGATCCGAAGAACCTTGCCAAGTATCAAAAAATGTACAAGTACGCTTATCTTTTGAGTGATGGCGTTTTCAAAATTGTATTCACGGAGGAAAAGTCGCATTCGCTTCTTATTTCGCTGTTGAATGCGATGCTTGACTTGCATGGTGGCGATGCCATCGGGGAAATTTCGCTGGAAATGCAGGAATTCCCGGGTATTTTCAATAAGAAAAACTGTATTGTCGATATTATTGGCACGACCAATGCTGGCGAAAAGGTTCTTGTTGAAATTCAACAGCAAAAGGACAAGTTTTTCAAGGATCGCGTAGAATACTATGTATCTCGTGTTATTGAAAATCAGGTCCATAAGAGCGAAAAATTTGAATTGCCGCATATCTATTTTCTTGGACTTCTGGATTTTGAACTTTTCCCGGAAGAAGAACATGAATATATCCATCATGTCGATGAAATGTGTCACGGCAAGAAGTTCTTCCCGAAGATTCAGAAGGTTTTCGTGGAAATTGAAAAGTTTTTTAAGCTCGAAAAGTTGGGATTTACTAAGGATGACGAGTCTGATGCCGCTCAGTGGCTACGTGCTATCAGGGTTGTTATCAAGGAAGAACCTGCTCCTGAAAAAATTATGCAGAATGAAACGTTTAGGCGGTTGCTTGAATCGGTGAAATTGATTAATTTTGCAGAGGAGCTTTTCAACTGCGAGGTAAAGAAAATGACGGAAGTGATGGCTGAACGCGAAAACGCTTATGCCGAAGGCAAGGAAGAAGGCCGTGCCGTTGGTTATGCCGAAGGGGCTTCTGCCGAGCGGACGAAAGCGGATCAGGAAAAACGCCAAATGGCGAAAAGTCTCAAGGAACAGAATGTCGATGTTTCTATAATCGCTAAATCGACAGGTTTTTCTGAAGAGGAAATTCTCAGTTTATAG
- a CDS encoding alanine/glycine:cation symporter family protein, whose protein sequence is MSNPLHPIVSVLNTALYDFYIVPLFLIVAGVFLSVRLGFPQVRYLIETFRVTREKPLHKHGISSFAALMVSTASRVGTGNIVGVSSAICLGGPGAIFWMWVIAILGAASAFVESTLAQIYKRHDDVSGHSYGGPSYYIHTALGKRWLGVLFSGFVLLTYIVGYNLLASYNIQDSLTGYKFYDKASTPFIVGFILAALFALCIWEGAKKISTITSYLVPFMGTIYVIVAFGIIIYNISNVPAMFGTIFKNAFSFDAGFGGFAGSCIMYGIKRGLYSNEAGMGSAPNASASASVSHPVKQGLVQSLSVFIDTLLICSATALMCLSTNIEPSKDISGIIYVQKSLASVLGSNGAIFITFSMCLFGYTTLIGNYYYTEGCLRFILNRRPTKKIRNVFKTIATAIVFLGATSSASFAWDSADLCQGLMVLVNIPVILILSPIAIKALKNYTDQKKKGLEPVYIAKECGVEQPTDYWNPGQKL, encoded by the coding sequence ATGTCAAACCCCTTACATCCCATTGTTTCGGTGCTTAACACCGCCTTGTATGATTTCTACATTGTCCCGCTGTTTTTGATTGTAGCCGGGGTATTCCTTTCTGTCCGTTTGGGATTTCCACAAGTCCGCTATCTGATCGAAACATTCCGCGTCACTCGCGAAAAGCCTCTGCACAAGCATGGGATTTCGTCATTTGCGGCATTGATGGTTTCGACCGCCTCCCGCGTCGGCACCGGAAACATCGTCGGCGTATCTTCGGCCATTTGCCTCGGTGGCCCGGGTGCCATTTTCTGGATGTGGGTAATCGCCATCCTCGGCGCAGCCTCCGCATTCGTAGAATCTACCCTCGCCCAGATTTACAAACGCCATGATGACGTATCAGGGCACTCCTACGGCGGACCGTCATATTACATCCATACTGCACTCGGCAAACGCTGGCTAGGCGTTCTCTTCTCAGGCTTTGTGCTCCTCACCTACATCGTGGGCTACAACTTGCTCGCTTCGTACAACATTCAAGACTCCCTTACCGGATACAAATTCTACGACAAAGCATCAACACCGTTCATCGTCGGATTTATTTTAGCCGCACTCTTCGCTCTTTGCATCTGGGAAGGCGCGAAGAAAATCTCCACCATCACAAGTTACCTAGTCCCCTTTATGGGAACTATCTACGTCATCGTCGCCTTCGGCATTATCATCTACAACATCTCGAATGTTCCTGCCATGTTCGGCACGATTTTCAAGAACGCATTCTCGTTCGACGCTGGATTCGGCGGATTTGCCGGAAGCTGCATCATGTACGGCATCAAGCGCGGCCTCTACTCCAACGAAGCAGGTATGGGTTCTGCCCCGAACGCAAGTGCAAGTGCAAGCGTTTCGCACCCCGTCAAGCAGGGACTCGTGCAATCGCTTTCCGTATTCATCGACACGCTCCTCATCTGCTCCGCCACAGCCCTCATGTGCCTCTCGACCAACATCGAGCCCAGCAAGGACATCTCGGGAATCATTTACGTACAAAAGTCTCTCGCCTCCGTTCTCGGCAGCAACGGCGCCATCTTCATCACATTCTCCATGTGCCTCTTCGGCTACACAACGCTCATCGGTAACTACTACTACACCGAAGGCTGCCTCCGCTTCATCTTGAACAGACGCCCCACAAAGAAAATCCGCAACGTATTCAAGACCATCGCAACCGCCATCGTCTTCTTAGGCGCCACCTCCAGCGCATCGTTTGCCTGGGACAGCGCAGACCTTTGCCAAGGCCTCATGGTCCTCGTGAACATCCCCGTCATCTTGATACTCTCGCCAATCGCCATCAAGGCCCTCAAAAACTACACCGACCAAAAGAAGAAAGGCCTCGAACCCGTCTACATCGCAAAAGAATGCGGCGTCGAGCAACCCACCGATTACTGGAATCCAGGACAAAAGCTGTAA
- a CDS encoding pyridoxal phosphate-dependent aminotransferase, producing MQPLSKRTETFTDSVIRRMTRIANACGAINLSQGFPDFDPPEALTKRLSEVALTGPHQYAITFGAQNFREALSDKQFHFSGLRYDPQKEMVITCGSTEAMMASMMSVCNPGDKVVLFSPFYENYSADTILCGATPVYVPLSPVDLSFDANVLESAMAQPGVKALVLCNPANPSGKVFTHEELSIIASLAVKYDLYVITDEVYEHIVFAPHRHTYIAMLPGMFERTIECSSLSKTYSITGWRLGYVLAAEPVMERIKKVHDFLTVGAAAPLMEAAVTALRFDDSYYTGLQAHYTHMKDVFTNGLRNLGLRFTEPQGAYFVLVDISEFGYEGDEQFCIDMAQKVGVAAVPGSSFFREPVDHLVRLHFAKKDETLYEALNRLENLKKLKR from the coding sequence ATGCAACCGTTAAGTAAACGCACCGAAACTTTTACCGATTCCGTTATCCGCCGAATGACCCGTATTGCCAATGCTTGCGGGGCTATTAACCTGTCGCAGGGGTTCCCTGATTTTGACCCGCCTGAGGCGCTCACGAAGCGGCTTTCGGAGGTGGCTTTGACGGGTCCGCACCAGTATGCGATTACGTTTGGCGCGCAGAATTTCCGCGAGGCGTTGAGCGATAAGCAGTTCCACTTTAGCGGCTTGCGTTACGATCCGCAAAAAGAGATGGTGATTACTTGCGGCAGTACCGAAGCGATGATGGCTTCGATGATGTCGGTCTGCAATCCGGGCGATAAGGTGGTGCTGTTCTCGCCGTTCTACGAGAACTATTCCGCCGATACGATTTTGTGCGGGGCGACTCCGGTTTATGTGCCGCTTTCGCCTGTTGACTTGAGCTTTGATGCGAACGTCTTGGAAAGTGCGATGGCGCAACCTGGCGTGAAGGCGCTGGTGCTTTGCAATCCGGCAAATCCGAGCGGTAAGGTTTTTACGCACGAAGAACTTTCGATTATTGCATCGCTTGCCGTCAAGTACGACTTGTATGTGATTACAGACGAGGTTTACGAGCATATTGTTTTTGCTCCGCATCGCCATACGTACATAGCGATGCTCCCGGGAATGTTCGAACGCACGATTGAATGTAGCAGCTTGAGCAAGACTTACTCGATTACGGGCTGGCGTTTGGGCTATGTGCTTGCGGCGGAACCGGTTATGGAACGCATCAAGAAGGTGCATGACTTTTTGACGGTGGGTGCTGCGGCTCCGTTGATGGAGGCTGCTGTGACGGCGCTCCGTTTTGACGACTCGTACTATACGGGTTTGCAGGCGCATTACACGCACATGAAGGATGTATTTACAAACGGACTCCGCAATCTCGGTTTGCGTTTTACCGAACCGCAAGGCGCTTACTTTGTACTCGTTGATATTAGCGAGTTCGGGTATGAAGGAGATGAACAATTCTGCATTGATATGGCGCAGAAGGTGGGTGTTGCTGCTGTTCCGGGGTCGAGCTTCTTCCGTGAACCGGTGGACCATCTCGTGCGTCTGCATTTCGCGAAGAAAGACGAAACGCTTTACGAAGCACTCAATCGCTTGGAAAATTTGAAAAAGTTGAAACGATAG
- a CDS encoding alpha/beta fold hydrolase yields MNIFKKNTKLSTIILASLLSLSACSDDDSNSVAPSTSEEHEHHATEEHSGSGETHSGAADEHSGHATESGDHKSASSGLTLGDENIKDGIIFLQDTTINGVLTVNTSTPGATVLKNVKVTGNLLIKRSGRVDFSGSADVVHVGSSNTDVYAFDDVALVNGHHFMGKNNTFTTKRFSDYQEVDWTEKAAHLSTGIHLSYTVSGDEKGAPVILIHGLVDGRVSWSQVAPQLAKKGYRVYVPELRGNGKTDKPIEESAYSIKELAKDIAAFIDKLELNKPHIVGHSFGSFVAQELSISYADKIGSITLIGSAASVDKKNATIDWLLNGTDDKLFDGVYAYDSTQKLPDTFYEKWGNSTNPDKDFQTAHLEHLHQVPYYAWKFLVKNFVAVDNAKRLSSITSDVQIIWGTKDAIFDKKSQEALQDGLSKAKKVVFREVKDADHNTHWGSKAAVETVTDYIDNFIKGDK; encoded by the coding sequence ATGAATATCTTTAAAAAAAATACGAAACTTTCGACTATTATTTTAGCATCACTCCTTTCACTTTCTGCATGTTCTGATGACGATTCAAATTCTGTCGCTCCTTCAACCTCTGAAGAACATGAACATCATGCTACGGAAGAACACTCCGGTTCTGGCGAAACGCATTCCGGTGCTGCCGATGAACATTCTGGTCATGCTACGGAATCTGGTGACCACAAATCTGCATCAAGCGGCTTGACGCTTGGCGATGAAAATATTAAAGATGGCATCATTTTCTTGCAGGATACGACAATTAATGGCGTGTTGACGGTGAATACTTCAACGCCGGGCGCAACTGTTTTGAAAAATGTCAAGGTCACGGGAAATCTGTTGATCAAACGCTCTGGCCGTGTTGATTTTTCGGGTAGTGCCGATGTGGTTCACGTGGGTAGCAGCAATACAGATGTCTATGCCTTTGATGATGTTGCTCTGGTAAATGGTCATCATTTTATGGGCAAGAACAATACCTTTACGACCAAGAGATTCTCGGATTATCAGGAAGTGGATTGGACCGAAAAGGCGGCTCACCTGTCTACGGGAATTCATTTATCTTACACGGTCTCAGGTGATGAAAAGGGAGCTCCGGTTATCTTGATTCATGGCCTTGTCGATGGGCGTGTTTCCTGGTCGCAGGTGGCTCCACAGCTTGCCAAGAAGGGCTATCGTGTATATGTTCCTGAATTGCGAGGCAACGGAAAGACGGACAAGCCAATTGAAGAATCGGCGTATTCAATCAAGGAATTGGCAAAGGATATCGCAGCTTTTATCGATAAGCTTGAATTGAACAAACCGCATATTGTTGGACATTCTTTTGGTTCATTTGTGGCGCAGGAATTGTCTATTTCGTATGCGGATAAAATCGGTTCCATCACATTGATTGGCTCGGCGGCCTCTGTGGATAAGAAAAATGCTACGATTGATTGGCTCTTGAACGGAACGGATGATAAATTATTCGATGGCGTTTATGCTTATGATTCAACGCAAAAGCTTCCTGATACATTCTATGAAAAGTGGGGCAATAGCACGAATCCGGATAAGGATTTCCAGACCGCACACTTGGAACATTTGCATCAAGTCCCTTATTATGCTTGGAAATTCCTTGTCAAGAACTTTGTAGCTGTTGACAATGCAAAGCGCCTTTCTTCGATTACATCGGATGTCCAGATTATCTGGGGTACAAAGGACGCTATATTCGATAAAAAGTCGCAGGAAGCGTTGCAGGATGGCCTTTCTAAGGCAAAGAAAGTCGTGTTCCGTGAAGTCAAAGATGCGGACCACAACACGCATTGGGGCTCCAAAGCCGCTGTAGAAACTGTGACGGACTACATCGACAACTTTATCAAGGGCGACAAGTAA
- a CDS encoding MetQ/NlpA family ABC transporter substrate-binding protein has protein sequence MKKIVLLCILLSSLAMARFDCCARKRATVKKEETSLTFSVGVVRAEDESLLKKASSSLAKESITLQIKKWDTQEHANEALAKGFVDGLYIDSLWFNSDSDKKEVLLRLKKEIGK, from the coding sequence ATGAAAAAGATTGTATTACTTTGTATTTTGCTGAGTTCCCTTGCGATGGCTCGTTTTGATTGCTGTGCCCGCAAACGCGCAACTGTCAAAAAAGAGGAAACGTCATTGACGTTTTCGGTGGGTGTAGTTCGCGCAGAAGATGAGTCCCTGCTGAAGAAGGCTTCATCTTCGCTTGCCAAGGAATCTATCACGTTACAGATAAAAAAGTGGGATACTCAGGAGCATGCCAACGAGGCGCTTGCCAAAGGCTTTGTCGATGGCTTGTATATCGATAGCCTTTGGTTTAACTCGGATTCAGATAAGAAAGAAGTTCTCTTGCGGCTGAAAAAAGAAATAGGAAAGTAA
- a CDS encoding MATE family efflux transporter has translation MVDAILNRFYKPSKFKKNGDVKDVLVVALPMLLSMSFDTFMTFIDRLFLSKLGPAEMNAALGAGAVQLALTMFFTGAISYTTAMVAQRLGGKKRWDCARVFMQSVYLSLISVPLLYLTIPLGHFAFGLEHLPADQLEYQKTYFNILMFGGVINLLRNAAPCFFSGIGETKVVMKAAFAGMIVNVACNFVLIYGYGPIPAMGVAGAAYGTLIGNVVSTVILFAKFFSNSCHRRFRTRFAFAFSWPLTRELLKKGIPSGVEMFLNMAAFQSLILMFHALGPEAATASSIMFNWDLVAYVPLMGLEVASTSLVGRYVGAKNAAAATRSTYSGLKLGWGYSLVMGIFFIFLPGVLTDIFKPDVAEATESALAIFNAARPMSMFMLRIATFYIFVEVLLVIYAGALRGAGDTVWVMFACGIMNWFVAIALYIVAYVFHLPAHYAWIVVVAVYSTAPLIFWRRWKSGKWRRHVMNAK, from the coding sequence ATGGTTGATGCTATTTTAAATAGGTTCTATAAACCTTCGAAATTCAAGAAGAACGGGGACGTGAAGGATGTGCTCGTGGTGGCACTCCCGATGCTTCTGTCGATGTCGTTTGATACGTTTATGACGTTCATCGACCGTTTGTTCCTCTCGAAGCTTGGCCCCGCCGAAATGAATGCGGCGCTCGGGGCAGGGGCGGTGCAACTTGCGCTCACGATGTTTTTTACGGGCGCGATTAGCTATACGACGGCAATGGTGGCTCAGCGCTTGGGTGGTAAAAAACGCTGGGATTGCGCCCGCGTGTTTATGCAATCGGTGTACTTGTCGCTGATTTCAGTGCCGCTTTTGTACCTCACGATTCCGCTGGGGCATTTTGCGTTTGGACTGGAGCATTTGCCGGCGGATCAGCTCGAATACCAGAAGACGTATTTCAACATCTTGATGTTCGGTGGCGTGATCAACTTGTTGCGTAACGCGGCTCCGTGTTTCTTTAGCGGTATCGGCGAAACCAAGGTCGTGATGAAGGCGGCTTTCGCTGGCATGATTGTGAACGTGGCCTGCAACTTTGTATTGATTTATGGCTACGGTCCGATTCCCGCGATGGGCGTTGCGGGCGCTGCTTATGGCACGCTCATTGGCAATGTGGTTTCTACGGTGATTCTGTTTGCGAAGTTCTTTAGCAATAGTTGCCATCGTCGGTTCCGTACGCGTTTTGCGTTCGCGTTTAGCTGGCCGTTGACTCGCGAACTTTTGAAAAAGGGCATTCCGTCTGGCGTCGAGATGTTCTTGAACATGGCGGCGTTTCAGTCGTTGATTTTGATGTTCCATGCGCTTGGGCCTGAGGCGGCGACCGCATCCTCAATCATGTTCAACTGGGACTTGGTGGCGTATGTGCCGCTGATGGGGTTGGAGGTCGCGTCGACGAGCCTGGTGGGGCGCTATGTGGGCGCCAAGAATGCCGCTGCGGCAACGCGTTCGACTTATTCCGGGCTTAAGCTCGGCTGGGGCTATTCCCTGGTAATGGGGATTTTCTTCATCTTCTTGCCGGGAGTGCTGACGGATATTTTCAAGCCGGATGTTGCCGAGGCGACGGAAAGCGCGCTTGCGATTTTTAATGCGGCTCGCCCGATGAGCATGTTCATGCTTCGGATTGCAACGTTCTACATTTTTGTTGAAGTCTTGCTCGTGATTTATGCGGGTGCGCTTCGCGGTGCGGGCGATACGGTCTGGGTGATGTTCGCTTGCGGTATCATGAACTGGTTCGTGGCGATTGCCTTGTACATCGTGGCTTACGTTTTCCATCTGCCGGCCCATTACGCTTGGATTGTGGTAGTTGCCGTTTATAGCACGGCTCCGCTGATTTTCTGGCGTCGCTGGAAGAGCGGAAAATGGCGCAGACACGTGATGAACGCTAAGTAA
- a CDS encoding glycoside hydrolase family 16 protein has protein sequence MKKNHVIASIVALASIAFAAPPSNFSGWDLVFEDNFDGTSLDKKKWNPTYNWGPTHNHRAYCAEENVIVSDGTLKLKGEKKMHPDAKGRKAKFNNKEIPVDYTSGAIDTKGKFEVKYGYIEGRFKAPSQKGTWPAFWTLQDGWPPEIDILEIPASRKQHHYYLHYTDPSWYNSHGSAWDHEASFGGHKDDNVDRSADFHTYAVEWDESTLSFYFDDKKFASYNRPTEIKQLSAQYIIVNLAIGGWAGDDIEITSDKPAYFEADWVRVWQAKPAKPDTVRIMSMNFGTCMTRTAEDKLALGDCSGDNAIATITPLSSTTYRINFGDISLDTPNESTDAGVTMGLYKWNGGGHQKVVMEKQSGYEGSVVRMKMQHSNMYLRATTDGERVVQSWADDWEWNQMWRLLKSDDEIPTKDPSVGIHETARTIAPAYGAKVFRKNGMLYVQFGDRNGGVPNNNGTKLEPRAYDFKGRIIK, from the coding sequence ATGAAAAAAAATCACGTCATTGCGAGCATCGTGGCGCTCGCATCTATCGCTTTTGCTGCCCCGCCGTCTAACTTTAGCGGCTGGGATCTCGTTTTTGAAGACAATTTTGATGGAACTTCTTTGGATAAAAAGAAGTGGAATCCGACTTATAACTGGGGCCCGACGCACAACCACCGCGCCTATTGTGCCGAAGAAAACGTGATTGTATCCGATGGAACGCTCAAGCTCAAGGGAGAAAAGAAAATGCATCCTGATGCCAAAGGACGAAAGGCCAAATTCAACAACAAGGAAATCCCGGTCGATTACACTTCGGGTGCAATTGACACGAAGGGAAAATTTGAGGTCAAGTACGGCTATATTGAAGGCCGATTCAAGGCGCCCTCACAAAAGGGAACTTGGCCTGCGTTTTGGACGTTGCAAGACGGCTGGCCTCCAGAAATTGACATCTTGGAAATCCCAGCATCACGCAAGCAACACCATTACTATTTGCATTACACCGACCCGAGCTGGTACAACAGCCATGGTTCGGCATGGGATCACGAAGCCTCTTTTGGCGGCCATAAGGACGACAATGTGGACCGCTCGGCGGATTTCCACACGTATGCCGTGGAATGGGACGAGTCTACGCTCAGCTTTTATTTTGACGACAAAAAGTTTGCAAGTTACAACCGCCCGACTGAAATCAAGCAGCTTTCGGCGCAGTACATTATCGTGAATTTGGCGATTGGCGGCTGGGCGGGCGATGATATTGAAATCACGTCGGACAAGCCTGCGTATTTCGAAGCAGACTGGGTGCGTGTATGGCAGGCGAAACCAGCAAAGCCCGATACCGTGCGCATTATGTCGATGAATTTTGGTACATGCATGACGCGAACTGCCGAGGACAAGCTTGCGCTTGGCGATTGCAGCGGCGATAATGCGATTGCGACGATAACTCCGCTTTCTTCGACGACTTACCGCATCAATTTTGGCGATATCTCGCTTGACACGCCGAATGAGTCAACCGATGCGGGCGTGACGATGGGCCTTTACAAGTGGAACGGCGGTGGCCATCAAAAAGTGGTCATGGAAAAGCAATCTGGCTACGAGGGCTCCGTGGTGCGCATGAAAATGCAACACAGCAATATGTATCTGCGTGCAACGACGGATGGCGAACGCGTGGTGCAAAGCTGGGCCGATGACTGGGAATGGAACCAGATGTGGCGCTTGCTCAAGTCTGATGATGAAATCCCGACGAAGGACCCGTCTGTTGGAATCCACGAGACTGCGCGGACGATTGCCCCTGCTTATGGCGCCAAAGTTTTCCGTAAGAATGGGATGCTTTACGTGCAGTTCGGCGATCGTAACGGGGGCGTGCCTAACAATAATGGCACGAAGCTTGAGCCTCGTGCCTACGATTTCAAGGGCCGAATAATAAAATAA
- a CDS encoding lysoplasmalogenase family protein has translation MNKKTLITSLIIIVGILMITFFVRDWLVFYNCGAVEQCLVESSNYQNIAKFAVTAIMTIVVFFIGGNCLCKRDRNFLQAGFAMALCADFCLKIMHNYAHVLEHRSDYTLLGICFFMVVQALFIYRHTRTSDTDKSSPWILIIPFTVMFITNALHLFRIFEGPTVPIIATYAAFLICSLVVACKVPSKGYFPAKNARNIKRGMILFFCCDACVGISLATGDDHSVQEIVATVANNFVWYFYTPALILLGLSGYKRKE, from the coding sequence ATGAACAAGAAAACACTCATAACTTCGCTTATTATTATCGTCGGAATTCTCATGATTACATTCTTCGTGAGAGACTGGCTTGTATTTTACAACTGTGGTGCTGTCGAGCAATGTCTCGTCGAAAGCAGCAACTACCAGAATATCGCCAAGTTCGCCGTTACCGCCATCATGACGATTGTCGTATTTTTCATTGGCGGGAATTGTCTTTGCAAGCGCGACCGCAACTTTTTACAAGCGGGTTTCGCCATGGCTTTGTGCGCGGATTTCTGCTTAAAAATCATGCACAACTACGCTCACGTTCTGGAGCACCGCAGCGATTACACATTGCTCGGCATTTGCTTCTTTATGGTCGTGCAGGCACTTTTCATTTACCGTCACACGCGCACAAGCGATACAGACAAGAGCTCTCCGTGGATTTTGATTATTCCGTTTACGGTCATGTTCATCACGAATGCGCTGCACCTATTCCGCATTTTCGAAGGACCGACAGTCCCGATTATCGCAACTTATGCAGCATTCCTCATTTGCTCACTCGTTGTCGCCTGCAAGGTTCCTAGCAAAGGATATTTCCCCGCTAAAAACGCACGCAACATCAAACGCGGCATGATTCTATTCTTCTGCTGCGATGCATGCGTAGGCATTTCGCTTGCAACCGGCGATGACCACAGCGTTCAAGAAATTGTAGCGACTGTCGCCAACAACTTTGTATGGTACTTCTATACGCCGGCATTGATTTTACTCGGGCTCAGCGGATACAAGAGAAAAGAGTAA
- a CDS encoding sigma-54 interaction domain-containing protein, with protein sequence MPSIDFFTKETSTSSFILDVLSSVDNTVDVHTPTSDDAPEIAEALRAPLAPIVIWDLDSFSAKNAELLSRLREFSPDSMILAYAESPERYTEVSSKLYDTILSVEALRLHLMSKISRLKEINNAKRIFRERMSHLVGKSESMQHLRKKVERAILHTGPVLIQGESGVGKDLVARAIACVYDKFVTVNCSAIPESLFESELFGHTRGAFTGAQNERIGLFEDANGGAIFLDEIGDMPLHAQVKLLRVIQNHEIRPIGANKTRHIDVRIIAATNRDLREEIREKRFREDLYYRLNVIPMQLSPLRDRKEDIEDLANYFIRQYAPAGEPYTLSPEALLKLQNHNWPGNIRELENVIQRALCFTDPGILSAEDLQIDEDSNDSAARFSSADTAAIKAFNASNYEEFRDLQLDEEREFLKATIRNCDGSVSLAAERLRMNRTALYNRLTRLGLSVKNVQS encoded by the coding sequence ATGCCGTCCATCGACTTTTTCACAAAAGAAACTTCGACGTCCTCGTTCATCTTGGACGTCCTTTCTTCTGTGGATAACACCGTCGATGTCCACACCCCCACAAGCGACGATGCGCCCGAAATCGCAGAAGCCTTGCGAGCTCCTCTCGCGCCCATAGTCATCTGGGACCTTGATTCTTTCTCTGCAAAAAATGCAGAATTGCTTTCAAGACTTCGCGAATTCAGCCCGGATTCCATGATCCTCGCCTATGCGGAATCACCTGAACGCTACACCGAAGTTTCAAGCAAACTTTACGACACGATTCTCTCCGTCGAAGCGTTGCGCCTCCACTTGATGAGCAAGATTTCCAGGCTCAAGGAAATCAATAACGCGAAGCGCATTTTCCGCGAAAGGATGTCGCACCTCGTCGGCAAAAGCGAATCCATGCAGCACCTCCGCAAAAAAGTGGAACGTGCCATTCTGCACACAGGCCCCGTCCTCATCCAAGGCGAATCGGGCGTCGGTAAAGACCTGGTTGCACGAGCCATCGCTTGCGTTTACGACAAATTCGTTACGGTCAACTGCAGCGCCATTCCTGAATCACTTTTCGAAAGTGAACTTTTCGGCCATACGCGCGGAGCATTCACGGGCGCCCAAAACGAACGCATTGGTCTTTTCGAAGATGCCAATGGCGGCGCCATCTTCCTGGACGAAATCGGCGACATGCCGCTCCACGCTCAAGTCAAGCTTTTGCGCGTCATCCAGAATCACGAAATTCGCCCCATCGGCGCAAACAAGACGCGACACATTGACGTGCGCATTATCGCCGCTACAAACCGCGACCTCCGCGAAGAAATTCGCGAAAAGCGCTTCCGCGAAGACCTTTATTACCGCCTGAACGTGATTCCGATGCAGCTTTCGCCGCTCCGCGACCGCAAAGAAGACATCGAAGACTTGGCGAATTACTTTATCCGCCAGTACGCGCCCGCAGGCGAACCTTATACGCTCTCGCCTGAAGCGTTGCTAAAGCTCCAGAATCACAACTGGCCAGGCAACATTCGCGAACTCGAAAACGTCATCCAGCGCGCCCTCTGCTTTACCGACCCAGGCATTTTAAGCGCCGAAGATTTACAAATTGACGAAGATTCAAATGACTCTGCGGCTAGATTTTCTAGCGCGGACACAGCCGCCATAAAAGCATTCAACGCTAGTAATTACGAAGAATTTCGCGATTTGCAACTTGACGAAGAACGAGAATTTTTGAAAGCAACCATCCGCAATTGCGATGGATCCGTAAGCCTTGCCGCAGAACGTCTCCGCATGAACCGCACAGCCCTTTACAACCGTCTCACGCGACTCGGATTAAGCGTTAAAAACGTTCAATCCTAA